In the genome of Terriglobales bacterium, the window GTACGTGTACGGGGTATCTCTGTGGTTCGCGGGCACGAGGGAACCAATGTGGAGATTCGGGCAACCGGGACCATCAGTCCAAGAACCCTGACGCTTAAATCGCCGGATCGGTTAGTCATAGACTTGCCAAATGCCTTGCCGGAATCACGGCCTCATAACATACCTGTGCATGCCGCAGATGTAGACATGGTTCGCATGTCGCAATACCAGGCGCAACCTCCGATGACGCGGGTGGTACTTGATCTGAAAGCGCCGCAGGATTTTCAGGTTGCAAGCGTGAACAACAAAGTGGTTGTGAAACTTCGCCCTCTGGCGAGTCGTGGGACCTCATTGGCAGCAAGCGGCACGCCTAGTGCGCCATCTATCCCGCCCTCTGCGAAATTGTCTTCTGAGCGCTCGACGATAACAACTTCTGCACAGGCATCCAAAGCTCCGGCCCGCGACTTTATTGTGGTGGAACCGCAATATCATGAAGTGACCAGGGAGCAGCAAGCACAACAGGAGAAGACGGCCGCCGAACGCGCTTCCGAGGCAGCTAAAACTCTGGGCGCGGCGCCTCCAGTCGAGATTCCGCTGTCGTTGGGTCCAACTCAAGCGGCCATGAAGCCACAGGTTGTCCAGGCAGCAATGATGCAGGCCGCACAGTCTGCTGGAAACGCTCAGGCTCTCAATGCAGTAACGGCAACTGCGAACTGCAATACGGGACGCTACACCGGCGAACCAATCTCAGTGAATCTCAAGGATGTCGATCTCAAAGACTTTTTTCGCCTCATTCATGAAATCAGCGGGCTGAATGTCGTTCTCGATCCCGGCGTTACTGGAAACTTGACGATCGTACTTGACGATGTACCGTGGGATCAGGCGCTCGCTATTGTGCTGCAGAACAACTCACTGCAATGCCAGTTGAATGGCAATGTGCTCCGCATCGCCCTTCCCGATACATTGCGCAGGGAGGCTGATGCTATCCGAGCTACCGAGGAAGCTCAGGCGCTGGCTGTCGATCGTGTCACGGTTACGCGCTACCTCAGCTATGCATCGGCAAAAAACGTTGTGCCAACCTTGAAGGCATTTCTATCTAAGCGCGGCAACATCATTGCAGATGATCGTACCAATTCATTGATCGTCCAGGACATTCCAAGCGTCATTCCCGGGCTTGATCGTTTGGTGAAGGAGCTGGATCGTAAGACTCAACAGGTTGAGATCGAAGCTCGCGTCGTCGCTGCGACCCGGAGTTTCGCTCGCGACATTGGCACACAGCTCGGCTTTGGCTTTGGAAACAAGAACAGCGCGGTCGGGGGAGCGGGAGCAGTCGGAACCTCGCCAATCCAGAACGCAGCAGCTACGGCCCCTCAATACATTACTGTGGGCAGCAACCAGATTCCGCTGTTCAGCAATTTCCCGGCTATCGGCCCGACGAGCGGTCTCAGTTTCCTCAACGCTACCAACAACTATCGGCTCGATGTGATTCTCACGGCCGCAGAGAATCGAGGACTGATCAAGATCCTCTCGCGTCCGAGAGTGGTAACTCAGAACAACATTCAGGCGTTAGTGCGGCAGGGCGTTCGCATTCCGGTAGTCACTGCGGCGCAGTTAGGCGGACCGCCTACTACGACGTACATTGACGCATTTCTCCGACTGCAGGTCCAGCCGCAAATTACGTCTGAAAACACGATCTTCCTGAATGTAGATGTAGAGAACACTACACCAGACTTCGGAACCCAAGTGGGTGGCAATCCGCAACTGCTGACGCAGCAAGCAACAACCCAAGTACTCGTATCTGACGGTGGAACTGTGGTCATCGGCGGCGTGATTCAGACAACGGATAACATCTCGCGCCAACAGGTTCCGCTACTCGGAGATGTTCCAATTTTAGGAAATCTGTTTAAACGGAGGGCGGTCAGCACCTCAACCCAGGAGCTGATCTTCTTCATTACGCCAAGAATCGTTCAGTCCTAAACCTGGGTAGCTAAACGGTTCGCGAGGGCCTCCGGTACAGTAGTACTGGAGGCCCAAAGTTTTTTGTAGGACAGCGTCCCGGAACTACATGAATTATCTTTCTCGTCTGAAGAGCCTTCAAACCAAATTCGAGTTCGACCGGCTCGATGCAGCCTTCGTTACGCACCTTGCCAATATTCGATATCTGTGTGGATTTAGCGGAAGTTCCGGCATTCTCGCATTCTCTCGAGGGGTCTGGGAGCTGTTCACTGATGGCCGTTACACAGAGCAGGCGAAAAGGCAGGTTAAAGGCGCGGCGGTACGGGTGGACGCGCTGCCTCCCCTTGCGCATGCCGCGCGATCGATCGGCAGCAAACTCAAACGGAGCCGGGGAGTAGTCCGCATCGCCATCGAACGTGATTACATGACCCTGGCAATGCAGGCGCGTCTTGCATCTGAGTTGGAACAAGCCATTCCCAGATCCCGACTCCGGCTGATCCCGATCGCCGGTGCGGTAGAACATCTCAGGATCAGAAAGGATAAAGAGGAGATCGACCAAATCCGCCAAGCCGCTGATCTCGCTTCGAGCGTATTTCCCGATGTATTGCGGGCAATCGAGCCACAAGTAACCGAGAATGCCGTCGCCGCTGAACTCGATTACCTGGCGCGCATGTCTGGCGCGGAAAAAATGAGTTTCGACACCATCGTTGCATCGGGTACTCGGTCCGCTTTACCGCACGCGCGACCGACTTCGGAGAAGATCGGACGCGGATTCGTCGTCCTCGACTATGGTGTTATACTCGGCGGTTATTGCTCAGACATGACTC includes:
- the pilQ gene encoding type IV pilus secretin PilQ; translated protein: MRLKQLLGVGLAVLLLTALATADSQLTDITVQGKGNAATITIHANGTLTHNEYRPVDNLLLVDFPGVDVGTLDSNTHTVNVPGVTSYQVHSYKAANGSQIARVELTLASHANVRLSSESNAVLVAVSTDSQALPTIAKTSPSAVPAFTHSPAITPSALPASAQVVRVRGISVVRGHEGTNVEIRATGTISPRTLTLKSPDRLVIDLPNALPESRPHNIPVHAADVDMVRMSQYQAQPPMTRVVLDLKAPQDFQVASVNNKVVVKLRPLASRGTSLAASGTPSAPSIPPSAKLSSERSTITTSAQASKAPARDFIVVEPQYHEVTREQQAQQEKTAAERASEAAKTLGAAPPVEIPLSLGPTQAAMKPQVVQAAMMQAAQSAGNAQALNAVTATANCNTGRYTGEPISVNLKDVDLKDFFRLIHEISGLNVVLDPGVTGNLTIVLDDVPWDQALAIVLQNNSLQCQLNGNVLRIALPDTLRREADAIRATEEAQALAVDRVTVTRYLSYASAKNVVPTLKAFLSKRGNIIADDRTNSLIVQDIPSVIPGLDRLVKELDRKTQQVEIEARVVAATRSFARDIGTQLGFGFGNKNSAVGGAGAVGTSPIQNAAATAPQYITVGSNQIPLFSNFPAIGPTSGLSFLNATNNYRLDVILTAAENRGLIKILSRPRVVTQNNIQALVRQGVRIPVVTAAQLGGPPTTTYIDAFLRLQVQPQITSENTIFLNVDVENTTPDFGTQVGGNPQLLTQQATTQVLVSDGGTVVIGGVIQTTDNISRQQVPLLGDVPILGNLFKRRAVSTSTQELIFFITPRIVQS
- a CDS encoding Xaa-Pro peptidase family protein encodes the protein MNYLSRLKSLQTKFEFDRLDAAFVTHLANIRYLCGFSGSSGILAFSRGVWELFTDGRYTEQAKRQVKGAAVRVDALPPLAHAARSIGSKLKRSRGVVRIAIERDYMTLAMQARLASELEQAIPRSRLRLIPIAGAVEHLRIRKDKEEIDQIRQAADLASSVFPDVLRAIEPQVTENAVAAELDYLARMSGAEKMSFDTIVASGTRSALPHARPTSEKIGRGFVVLDYGVILGGYCSDMTRTVWVGRVDRAMRELYSAVLEAQLSGIAAVRSGTEAQQVDAAARSVLRKRKLDRYFTHSLGHGVGIEIHESPRLAKGETRILETGMVVTIEPGVYVPGKGGVRIEDMVLVTDKGCEVLTPTSKELVIR